TGCAAAATTCTTCATCTTCTGGCACATTAGTTTATATGAGTCCGGAGCAGATACGGGGTAAAGATGTAGGCAAAGAATCTGATATTTATTCTTATGGAGCAATGCTTTATGAATTGTTGTGCGGTCATCCACCTTTTTATAAGGGAGATATCAGTTATCAGATTTTAAATGAAAAACCAGATGAAATAGATAACATATCATTACAATTATCAGCAATTGTTAAAAAAAGTTTGACGAAGGATTACACGAAAAGATTTAGAAAATTTGAAGATGTTATTGGCATATTAAAATCAGAAAGTGATTTGTCTGATGGACAAATAATTATTCAGAAAGAAAAAGAAGATTATCCGGAAAATAAAAAAGTAAGTAATATCCCTGAAATTAGTAGAATTGAAATGGTCAATGTAGCAGGAGACTTCACTACTAAAAATAAAAAGAAAAAACACATATCAGTATCTTTTATTATATTTTTGTTAATAGTAATTTGTATAGCAACAGCAATAAGTATTCAGATGTTTAATACTCACGCAATGAATTCAGACCGTTGGAGACTAGTAGGGAACCTCCAGACCTTAGGTGCACAGGTAATGCAGTATTATCGAACTCCTTGTAGTCAAGGTGGTGGCGGATACCGTATTGAAAAAGGTGATACTGCGACTATTGCAACATTTATAGGATGGGAGGCAACTTATGATACGTGGGATTCTGGGACATTTACTTTAACAATACCCGCATATAATACAGTCAGAATTGTTGGCAAAGGAACTCGTATTGGTAATGATGGGACAAGTAATGTTCATGCAACTTTAACAGTAACTTGTTATGCCTCCTCACCACTAAAGACAGTGATCGAAAATTGATGGGTATTGAAATATGATATATACATCAATAGCATATACGTTCGTAGAGCGAGGTTGAAACAGGTTGTGTAAAGACTGAAGCCCAGTCCGAAATACAGAAATCTATTTGCTATCAAGTGTGTAGCTGAGTGGCAATTGGTACTACACTGCCAGTAGTTGTCGGACGGCTAATCGCGACTACGTCAGTTCTGGCGGCAGCGGTAGCTACCTTGGCTTCCGCGTAGTTCTCAGTTCAAAATGAAATGAAGTGAATGGTGTCAGCTATAGGCTGATAAAAATAGTGATTAGTGAGAAATTTTGTTAATAAGAGTTAAAAGGAAATTATGCCTTATTGCGGTAATTGTGGTA
Above is a window of Candidatus Stygibacter australis DNA encoding:
- a CDS encoding protein kinase produces the protein MPFCKKCGKKLDDDAAFCPKCGTPADKEETIIPEPDNDIYQTQIRDSKASYGILNLEKLPKGHIIDERYEIKEKLGQGGFGTVYLAYDLVMGIDKALKIIPEAVSSDKEAMFDLQKEARTMIALNHPNIVRVYDFHNSGNIKYIDMEYVDGKTLSEIKMEYPDKRVPEDRVKELAIKISEGMAYAHDNKVLHKDIKPQNIKVNSKGEIKIMDFGIAETVRTSMSRLQNSSSSGTLVYMSPEQIRGKDVGKESDIYSYGAMLYELLCGHPPFYKGDISYQILNEKPDEIDNISLQLSAIVKKSLTKDYTKRFRKFEDVIGILKSESDLSDGQIIIQKEKEDYPENKKVSNIPEISRIEMVNVAGDFTTKNKKKKHISVSFIIFLLIVICIATAISIQMFNTHAMNSDRWRLVGNLQTLGAQVMQYYRTPCSQGGGGYRIEKGDTATIATFIGWEATYDTWDSGTFTLTIPAYNTVRIVGKGTRIGNDGTSNVHATLTVTCYASSPLKTVIEN